One Alligator mississippiensis isolate rAllMis1 chromosome 1, rAllMis1, whole genome shotgun sequence genomic window carries:
- the TMEM200A gene encoding transmembrane protein 200A isoform X2: MIATGGVITGLAALKRQDSARSQHHLNLATSPTPEEKKPVRRRPRADVVIVRGKIRLYSPSGFFLVLGVLISFMGIAMAILGYWPQKEEFLGPDATLSINETQVVQNQGGVILRFFEQHLHSDKMKMLGPFTMGIGIFIFICANAILHENRDKETKIIHMRDIYSTVIDIHTLRIKEQKQLNCAFTGLLGESEFKHSGNTCASRLAANTIAPFSGFRRSSFRIDSSAEEDEVAIHEDKNITNLLPPLLTERSGSVFGLCPPPNKAIDDKNASSIKCETKSIVSSSISAFTLPVIKLNNCVIDEPSIDNITEDSEITRSRSRNLSMDSLAIPLTDTNESYKRVSAALPRNSSFVDSPSSQFKSSMTLGPSTGKLLSPGAARKQFGSNTSLHLLSAHSKSLDLDRGPSTLTVQAEQRKHPSWPRLDRSNSKGYMKLENKEDPMDRLLVPQAAVKKDFTNKEKLLMISRSHNNLSFEHDEFLSNNLKRGTSETRF, encoded by the coding sequence ATGATAGCAACTGGAGGAGTAATAACAGGCCTGGCTGCCTTAAAGAGGCAAGACTCTGCCAGATCTCAGCACCATTTAAATCTTGCCACATCACCAACTCCTGAAGAGAAAAAGCCAGTCAGACGCCGGCCCAGAGCTGATGTAGTAATTGTCAGAGGCAAAATCCGTCTTTATTCCCCATCTGGATTCTTCCTTGTTTTGGGAGTGCTTATCTCATTCATGGGAATTGCAATGGCCATCCTTGGATACTGGCCTCAAAAGGAAGAATTTTTAGGTCCTGATGCTACACTGTCAATAAATGAAACCCAAGTTGTACAAAACCAAGGTGGAGTTATACTTCGTTTCTTTGAACAGCATTTACACTCAGATAAAATGAAGATGTTGGGCCCCTTCACTATGGGCATTggaatctttatttttatttgtgctAATGCTATTCTACATGAAAATCGTGACAAGGAAACAAAAATCATACATATGAGAGACATATATTCCACTGTAATAGACATCCACACTCTAAGAATAAAGGAACAAAAGCAACTAAATTGTGCCTTCACAGGCTTATTAGGAGAAAGTGAATTCAAGCATAGTGGGAACACCTGTGCATCGCGTTTGGCTGCAAACACAATTGCACCTTTTTCTGGCTTTAGAAGGAGTAGTTTTCGAATAGATAGTTCTGCTGAGGAAGATGAAGTTGCCATACATGAAGACAAGAACATTACTAACCTTCTACCCCCTCTGTTAACTGAACGTTCTGGCTCAGTCTTTGGACTCTGCCCTCCCCCTAACAAGGCTATTGATGACAAAAATGCTAGCTCTATAAAGTGtgaaacaaaatcaattgtaTCATCCTCCATTAGTGCTTTTACACTTCCTGTAATTAAACTGAATAACTGTGTTATTGATGAACCCAGTATAGACAACATCACTGAGGACTCAGAGATCACTAGAAGCCGGTCTAGAAATTTGTCAATGGACTCTCTAGCCATTCCATTAACTGATACCAATGAATCCTACAAACGTGTCAGTGCAGCACTACCACGAAACAGTTCatttgtggattctccatccagTCAGTTCAAATCTTCTATGACTCTTGGACCAAGCACTGGAAAACTTTTATCGCCTGGTGCTGCCAGAAAACAGTTTGGGTCCAACACATCATTGCATCTTCTGTCTGCACATTCAAAATCCTTGGACTTAGACAGGGGTCCATCTACACTCACTGTCCAAGCTGAACAAAGGAAACATCCCAGCTGGCCCAGATTGGATCGCAGCAACAGTAAAGGATATATGAAACTAGAAAACAAAGAGGACCCAATGGATAGATTActtgtacctcaagctgcagtcaAAAAAGActttacaaataaagaaaaacttcttatGATATCAAGATCTCATAATAATTTGAGCTTTGAACATGATGAGTTTTTGAGTAACAACCTAAAGCGGGGAACTTCTGAAACaagattttaa
- the TMEM200A gene encoding transmembrane protein 200A isoform X1: MSLLVRSARNQNGSKQFSWAEYRAMIATGGVITGLAALKRQDSARSQHHLNLATSPTPEEKKPVRRRPRADVVIVRGKIRLYSPSGFFLVLGVLISFMGIAMAILGYWPQKEEFLGPDATLSINETQVVQNQGGVILRFFEQHLHSDKMKMLGPFTMGIGIFIFICANAILHENRDKETKIIHMRDIYSTVIDIHTLRIKEQKQLNCAFTGLLGESEFKHSGNTCASRLAANTIAPFSGFRRSSFRIDSSAEEDEVAIHEDKNITNLLPPLLTERSGSVFGLCPPPNKAIDDKNASSIKCETKSIVSSSISAFTLPVIKLNNCVIDEPSIDNITEDSEITRSRSRNLSMDSLAIPLTDTNESYKRVSAALPRNSSFVDSPSSQFKSSMTLGPSTGKLLSPGAARKQFGSNTSLHLLSAHSKSLDLDRGPSTLTVQAEQRKHPSWPRLDRSNSKGYMKLENKEDPMDRLLVPQAAVKKDFTNKEKLLMISRSHNNLSFEHDEFLSNNLKRGTSETRF; this comes from the coding sequence GGCAGAATACAGAGCTATGATAGCAACTGGAGGAGTAATAACAGGCCTGGCTGCCTTAAAGAGGCAAGACTCTGCCAGATCTCAGCACCATTTAAATCTTGCCACATCACCAACTCCTGAAGAGAAAAAGCCAGTCAGACGCCGGCCCAGAGCTGATGTAGTAATTGTCAGAGGCAAAATCCGTCTTTATTCCCCATCTGGATTCTTCCTTGTTTTGGGAGTGCTTATCTCATTCATGGGAATTGCAATGGCCATCCTTGGATACTGGCCTCAAAAGGAAGAATTTTTAGGTCCTGATGCTACACTGTCAATAAATGAAACCCAAGTTGTACAAAACCAAGGTGGAGTTATACTTCGTTTCTTTGAACAGCATTTACACTCAGATAAAATGAAGATGTTGGGCCCCTTCACTATGGGCATTggaatctttatttttatttgtgctAATGCTATTCTACATGAAAATCGTGACAAGGAAACAAAAATCATACATATGAGAGACATATATTCCACTGTAATAGACATCCACACTCTAAGAATAAAGGAACAAAAGCAACTAAATTGTGCCTTCACAGGCTTATTAGGAGAAAGTGAATTCAAGCATAGTGGGAACACCTGTGCATCGCGTTTGGCTGCAAACACAATTGCACCTTTTTCTGGCTTTAGAAGGAGTAGTTTTCGAATAGATAGTTCTGCTGAGGAAGATGAAGTTGCCATACATGAAGACAAGAACATTACTAACCTTCTACCCCCTCTGTTAACTGAACGTTCTGGCTCAGTCTTTGGACTCTGCCCTCCCCCTAACAAGGCTATTGATGACAAAAATGCTAGCTCTATAAAGTGtgaaacaaaatcaattgtaTCATCCTCCATTAGTGCTTTTACACTTCCTGTAATTAAACTGAATAACTGTGTTATTGATGAACCCAGTATAGACAACATCACTGAGGACTCAGAGATCACTAGAAGCCGGTCTAGAAATTTGTCAATGGACTCTCTAGCCATTCCATTAACTGATACCAATGAATCCTACAAACGTGTCAGTGCAGCACTACCACGAAACAGTTCatttgtggattctccatccagTCAGTTCAAATCTTCTATGACTCTTGGACCAAGCACTGGAAAACTTTTATCGCCTGGTGCTGCCAGAAAACAGTTTGGGTCCAACACATCATTGCATCTTCTGTCTGCACATTCAAAATCCTTGGACTTAGACAGGGGTCCATCTACACTCACTGTCCAAGCTGAACAAAGGAAACATCCCAGCTGGCCCAGATTGGATCGCAGCAACAGTAAAGGATATATGAAACTAGAAAACAAAGAGGACCCAATGGATAGATTActtgtacctcaagctgcagtcaAAAAAGActttacaaataaagaaaaacttcttatGATATCAAGATCTCATAATAATTTGAGCTTTGAACATGATGAGTTTTTGAGTAACAACCTAAAGCGGGGAACTTCTGAAACaagattttaa